A genome region from Carya illinoinensis cultivar Pawnee chromosome 2, C.illinoinensisPawnee_v1, whole genome shotgun sequence includes the following:
- the LOC122298805 gene encoding uncharacterized protein LOC122298805: protein MGTTETPRKTGLPQIVIRDKGLKLAEHWVDNMTKGAEDERTEVELQARPNRLGLGAKISRQSKVGPSNDPLERKLHAKLNIGKRKAAQSAKGSTPARDGGENDDDSEEDLDSRTRAFDKKRAAASGTAFLQAKKTRK from the exons ATGGGAACTACAGAGACACCGCGAAAAACTGGCCTTCCTCAAATTGTTATACGAGATAAGGGATTGAAATTG GCGGAACACTGGGTTGATAACATGACAAAAGGTGCAGAAGATGAACGAACAGAAGTAGAATTACAGGCTCGACCTAACAG ACTTGGATTGGGTGCAAAAATTTCGCGTCAGTCCAAAGTTGGACCTTCAAATGACCCGCTTGAAAGGAAACTACATGCCAAGTTAAACATAGGGAAAAGGAAAGCTGCCCAAAGTGCCAAGGGATCCACTCCTGCGAGAGATGGAGGTGAAAATGATGATGACAGTGAAGAGGATTTAGACAGCAGAACAAGGGCATTTGACAAGAAGAGAGCAGCTGCTTCTGGAACTGCATTTTTACAGGCAAAAAAAACTCGGAAATAA
- the LOC122298798 gene encoding uncharacterized protein LOC122298798: MGKRSQRLPLRYRKDQSGCMWGLISIFDFRQGRSTQRLLSDKSRGSRHDTDAGYSSNKFEVLTILDGNNQGTLDGKESTTPVGKPSVKKLMEEEMFIEQDLKKKNSDAEVEPKPSKLGHESNIKTDHKRTKKTRKKSCDMDNHDLDALKNLVSECSCNEYAGKQSIENNRIDDIMEEFCRWIHQKSLSSMEHDQDDEVQMPSNQKQFDFDGLREEIKDLINQKSVNVKHHKEYGKIHHSKGVVGGLEVLSSDEELFQKLVQDPDSLMAKYVLKLKDTQIEKGKEPKSVPESNLSDLELSGLRQAKEGVDHKQQRNYFGRKVKSQERSPSKQNGNPEASNRIVILKPGPAGLRNSKTEFGAGSSPEPHCIVGDKASTERVGALFFLTEIKRRLKSAMGKEWSGISTISVSNNFPQDLPSLRDSNTEIDKENTGKSSPSTDRFYTERIVGPAVGVNKGGVTGKLKDPEISMEHETDGYPKQRVSNIYVEAKKHLSELLSNGDEGVDFSSKHVPRTLGRILSLPEYNLTPTSSPGRNWEDKFVTSQMRISASDKLQEVSSNTWSPKREIIVSHLDQATQNLESELSISDSPVNRVLALSSKPSPPEDHFYGNGEEGAFVSISDEMSPEGAVVIGKSTDIVVQGEISVLYAPPDSSSSSDTRDDLNAETSEICDDSEFCESLKQESYEEKQVSSPPLVSPYNSVINQKAENLESAVDIPERPSPVSVLEPLFTEDEISPTKSTSPSVKLPLQQIQFEEQNSSTASEVNCAKSCMEDKEVIFEYVKGVLQASGLNWDEFCVKCLASDQLLDPSLFDEVECFPNQLGYNWRLLFDCTNEVLLEICQHHFGCCPWVSFIKPSIRPVPNMKNIIHEVWEGVHWHFLPLPLPHTLDQIVRKDMGRMETWMDLHFDIDTIGVEMGEAILEDLMEDIILGCANENQESEYTSVLTELENGNSISL, encoded by the exons ATGGGGAAGAGGTCCCAAAGACTCCCACTGCGGTATAGAAAAGATCAGTCAGGCTGTATGTGGGGCTTGATCAGCATCTTTGACTTCCGCCAGGGTCGCTCAACTCAGAGGCTGCTTTCAGATAAGAGTCGTGGGAGCAGGCATGACACCG ACGCTGGATATTCAAGTAACAAGTTTGAGGTTTTGACCATCTTGGATGGCAATAATCAAGGCACCCTT GATGGTAAAGAGAGTACAACACCTGTAGGTAAGCCTAGTGTGAAGAAACTAATGGAAGAGGAGATGTTCATTGAGCAGGacctgaagaagaagaatagcgATGCTGAAGTAGAACCAAAACCTAGTAAATTGGGACATGAGAGCAACATAAAGACCGACCACAAGAGAACAAAAAAGACTCGCAAGAAAAGCTGTGATATGGACAACCATGACTTGGATGCTTTGAAAAACTTGGTATCAGAATGCTCTTGTAATGAGTATGCAGGGAAACAATCAATAGAAAATAATCGCATAGATGATATAATGGAAGAGTTCTGCCGCTGGATCCATCAAAAGAGTTTAAGTTCCATGGAGCATGATCAGGATGATGAAGTTCAAATGCCATCAAACCAGAAGCAGTTTGATTTTGACGGATTGAGAGAGGAAATAAAGGACCTTATAAATCAGAAGTCTGTTAATGTGAAACATCACAAAGAATATGGGAAAATCCACCACTCCAAAGGAGTTGTTGGTGGTCTTGAGGTTTTAAGTTCAGATGAGGAATTGTTTCAGAAACTGGTGCAAGACCCAGACTCGCTGATGGCGAAATATGTTCTAAAGTTAAAGGACACTCAGATAGAGAAAGGCAAAGAACCCAAGTCAGTTCCTGAATCCAACTTGTCAGATCTGGAGCTCAGTGGCTTAAGACAAGCTAAGGAGGGTGTCGATCATAAGCAGCAGCGTAACTATTTTGGGAGAAAAGTCAAGTCTCAGGAAAGAAGCCCGTCAAAACAAAATGGGAATCCTGAAGCTTCAAATAGAATTGTTATTTTGAAGCCTGGACCGGCAGGCTTGCGAAATTCTAAAACTGAATTTGGTGCTGGCTCATCACCCGAACCGCATTGCATTGTTGGAGATAAAGCTTCAACTGAGAGAGTTGGTGCACTCTTTTTTCTTACTGAAATTAAAAGAAGGTTGAAAAGTGCCATGGGAAAGGAATGGAGTGGAATCTCTACAATTTCTGTTTCTAATAATTTTCCTCAAGATCTTCCAAGTTTGAGAGATAGTAACACGGAAATTGATAAAGAAAACACTGGGAAAAGTTCTCCAAGTACAGATCGTTTCTATACGGAAAGAATTGTTGGGCCTGCTGTTGGCGTTAACAAAGGAGGCGTGACTGGCAAACTGAAAGATCCTGAAATAAGCATGGAACATGAAACTGATGGTTATCCCAAGCAAAGGGTATCTAATATCTATGTTGAAGCCAAGAAACATCTATCTGAACTGCTGAGCAACGGGGATGAAGGTGTAGATTTTTCAAGCAAACACGTTCCTAGAACCCTTGGCAGGATTCTCTCTCTTCCTGAGTACAACCTGACTCCCACTAGCAGTCCTGGAAGGAACTGGGAGGATAAATTCGTAACTTCTCAGATGAGGATTTCTGCCTCGGATAAACTTCAGGAGGTCAGTTCAAACACATGGTCTCCGAAAAGAGAAATCATTGTCAGCCATCTAGATCAGGCAACACAAAACCTGGAGAGTGAGTTGTCTATTTCTGACAGCCCTGTTAATAGAGTACTAGCTCTTAGCTCAAAACCAAGTCCCCCAGAAGATCATTTTTATGGTAATGGAGAGGAAGGAGCCTTTGTTTCCATTAGTGATGAGATGAGTCCTGAag GTGCTGTAGTGATTGGGAAATCAACTGACATTGTAGTTCAGGGAGAGATCAGTGTACTGTATGCTCCGCCTGATTCAAGTAGCTCTTCAGATACCAGAGATGATCTAAATGCTGAAACATCTGAAATTTGTGATGATTCAGAATTTTGTGAAAGCTTGAAACAG GAATCATATGAGGAGAAGCAAGTGTCATCTCCTCCATTAGTATCCCCTTACAACTCTGTAATCAACCAGAAAGctgaaaatcttgaaagtgcTGTTGATATACCAGAGCGGCCAAGTCCTGTATCTGTTCTTGAGCCGCTATTTACAGAGGATGAAATCAGCCCTACCAAGTCCACATCCCCATCTG TCAAGCTACCCCTGCAACAGATTCAATTTGAAGAACAAAACTCTTCCACTGCAAGTGAAGTTAACTGTGCAAAATCATGCATGGAAGACAAGGAAGTCATATTTGAATACGTCAAAGGAGTGCTGCAAGCATCTGGATTGAACTGGGATGAGTTCTGTGTGAAGTGCCTTGCTTCAGACCAGCTTCTTGACCCATCATTGTTTGATGAGGTAGAGTGCTTTCCCAACCAGCTTGGGTATAACTGGAGGCTCCTTTTTGATTGCACTAATGAAGTTCTACTGGAGATTTGTCAGCACCATTTTGGTTGCTGCCCTTGGGTATCATTCATAAAGCCTAGCATAAGGCCAGTTccaaacatgaaaaatattattcatgagGTCTGGGAAGGAGTACATTGGCATTTCCTACCACTGCCTCTGCCTCATACTCTGGACCAAATTGTCAGAAAAGACATGGGAAGAATGGAAACATGGATGGATCTTCATTTTGACATTGATACTATTGGTGTTGAAATGGGTGAAGCAATTCTTGAAGACTTAATGGAAGACATCATATTAGGCTGTGCAAATGAAAATCAAGAGAGTGAGTATACTTCCGTTCTAACTGAGTTGGAAAATGGAAACAGCATCAGCTTGTAG